The following are encoded in a window of Labrus bergylta chromosome 16, fLabBer1.1, whole genome shotgun sequence genomic DNA:
- the tob1a gene encoding protein Tob1a: MQLEIQVALNFIISYLYNKLPRRRVNIFGEELERQLKQKYEGHWYPDKPYKGSGFRCIHVGEKVDPVVEKAAKESGLDIDDVRNNLPQDLSVWIDPFEVSYQIGEKGPVKVLYVDDSNESGANSGGLDLDKEIKNSFNPDAQVFMPISEPVSGASPGSSSPSPPFGHSAAVSPTFMPRSTQPLTFTTATFAATKFGSTKMKSSGRTNNNNNNGSSGGGGASSAGNKVARTSPTNLGLNVNSLLKQKAISTSMHSLYGLGLGVQPQPHQKPSALSPNAKEFVFPSLQGQGSQSALFPGDSSLSLSPLQYSNAFDMFAAYGGLNDKSLMDGLNFSLNNMQYSNQQFQPVMAN, translated from the coding sequence ATGCAGCTTGAAATCCAAGTAGCTCTCAACTTCATCATCTCCTACCTGTACAACAAGCTCCCGAGGCGGAGGGTCAACATTTTCGGCGAGGAGCTGGAGAGGCAGCTGAAGCAGAAGTACGAGGGACACTGGTACCCGGACAAGCCATACAAGGGCTCTGGATTCAGATGCATCCATGTCGGGGAGAAGGTGGACCCGGTTGTGGAGAAGGCGGCCAAAGAGAGCGGGCTGGACATCGACGACGTCCGCAACAACCTGCCGCAGGACCTCAGCGTGTGGATCGACCCCTTCGAGGTGTCCTATCAGATCGGGGAGAAGGGGCCGGTCAAGGTGTTGTACGTCGACGACAGCAATGAAAGTGGAGCGAACAGCGGGGGGCTTGATCTGGACAAGGAGATCAAGAACAGTTTCAACCCCGACGCGCAGGTCTTCATGCCCATCAGCGAGCCTGTGAGCGGGGCGTCCCCCGGCTCCagctccccctctcctcccttcgGCCACTCCGCCGCCGTCAGCCCCACCTTCATGCCCCGCTCCACGCAGCCTTTAACCTTCACGACGGCCACCTTTGCCGCCACCAAATTCGGCTCCACTAAAATGAAGAGCAGCGGacgcaccaacaacaacaacaacaacggcagcagcggcggcggcggcgccAGCAGTGCTGGGAACAAGGTGGCCCGTACCTCTCCCACCAACCTGGGCCTGAATGTGAACAGTCTCCTGAAACAGAAAGCCATCTCCACCTCCATGCACTCTCTGTACGGGCTGGGCCTCGGCGTGCAGCCGCAGCCGCACCAGAAGCCCTCAGCCCTGTCCCCCAACGCCAAGGAGTTTGTGTTCCCCAGCCTTCAGGGCCAGGGCAGCCAGAGCGCCCTCTTCCCCGGGGACAGCTCTCTCAGCCTGAGCCCGCTGCAGTACAGCAATGCCTTCGACATGTTTGCGGCCTACGGTGGCCTTAACGACAAGTCCCTTATGGATGGCTTGAATTTCAGCTTGAACAACATGCAGTATTCTAACCAGCAATTCCAGCCAGTTATGGCCAACTAG